One genomic window of Eriocheir sinensis breed Jianghai 21 chromosome 57, ASM2467909v1, whole genome shotgun sequence includes the following:
- the LOC126984644 gene encoding uncharacterized protein LOC126984644 — protein MVQRKSQTNTRAIKLLLEMPKTPTKALANICSWAMKCQTNTKAIKLLLEMPKTPTKALANICSWVMKCQTNTKAIKLLLEMPKTPTKDICSWVMKCQTNTKAIKLLLEMPKTPMKALANICSWVMKCQTNTRAIKLLLEMPKTPTKDICSWVMKCQTYTKAIKLLLEMHKTPTKALANICSWAMKCQTNTKAIKLLLEMHKTPTKALANICSWAMKCFIIRPLVCTTVRKCNIHFNLTDTFTFCSGPHGRHESPTLTRFITVTTQEERCLTRRVEPDIPCYLTCLDVCFVRQCLFSWSFEASGEEGV, from the exons atggtacagaggaagagtcaaactaacaccagggccataaaactactcctggaaatgcccaaaactccgacgaaagccttggcaaatatatgttcttgggcgatgaaatgtcaaactaacaccaaggccataaaactactcctggaaatgcccaaaactccgacgaaagccttggcaaatatatgttcttgggtgATGAAATGTCAAACTAacaccaaggccataaaactactcctggaaatgcccaaaactccaacgaaagataTATGTTCTTGGGTGATGAAATGTCAAACTAacaccaaggccataaaactactcctggaaatgcccaaaactccgatgaaagccttggcaaatatatgttcttgggtgATGAAAtgtcagactaacaccagggccataaaactactcctggaaatgcccaaaactccaacgaaagataTATGTTCTTGGGTGATGAAATGTCAAACTTacaccaaggccataaaactactcctggaaatgcacaaaactccgaCGAAGGCCTTggcaaatatatgttcttgggcgatgaaatgtcaaactaacaccaag gccataaaactactcctggaaatgcacaaaactccgaCGAAGGCCTTggcaaatatatgttcttgggcaatgaaatgttttataatacgacccctcGTCTGTACCACCGTAAGAAAATGCAATATACACTTTAATTTAACGGACACTTTTACTTTCTGTTCTGGCCCACACGGTCGTCACGAGTCACCCACACTCACTCGCTTCATAACCGTCACCACACAAGAGGAGCGGTGCCTGACTCGCCGTGTTGAGCCTGATATTCCCTGTTACCTCACTTGCCTTGACGTCTGTTTTGTGAGGCAGTGTTTGTTCAGTTGGTCATTTGAGGCGTCTGGTGAGGAAGGGGTGTAA